A genomic segment from Pseudopipra pipra isolate bDixPip1 chromosome 14, bDixPip1.hap1, whole genome shotgun sequence encodes:
- the BCO1 gene encoding beta,beta-carotene 15,15'-dioxygenase isoform X1 yields MSSAMEALYGGNKEEHPEPIKAEVRGQLPTWLQGILLRNGPGMHTIGDSKYNHWFDGLALLHSFTFKNGEVYYRSKYLRSDTYNCNIEANRIVVSEFGTMAYPDPCKNIFAKAFCYLSHTIPEFTDNCLINIMKAGDDFYATSETNFIRKINPQTLETLDKVDYNKYVAVNVATSHPHYDSAGNIFNMGTSIVDKGRTKYVLFKIPSSVPEQEKKKSCFKHLEVVCSIPSRSLLHPSYYHSFGITENYIIFIEQPFRLDIVKMATAYIRGVTWASCLAFSKDDKTWFHFVDRKTKKEVSTKFYTDAMVFFHHVNAYEEDGHIIFDIISYTDNSLYDMFYLKNLNKDFEENTKLTSIPTCKRFVVPLQFDKDAAVGSNLVTIPSTATAVKEKDGIYCQPEILCEGIELPRINYDYNGKKHKYVFATEVQWSPIPTKIAKFNTQTKEMLHWGGEDCWPSEPIFVPSPDAREEDDGVVLTCVVRTDPENAPFLLVLDAKTFTELGRATVDVKMHLDLHGMFIPEQDLKTETE; encoded by the exons atgtCATCGGCGATGGAAGCGCTGTACGGCGGCAATAAAGAAGAACACCCAGAGCCCATAAAGGCCGAGGTGCGGG GTCAGCTGCCCACTTGGTTGCAAGGGATCCTTCTCCGGAATGGCCCAGGGATGCACACCATAGGGGACAGCAAGTACAACCACTGGTTTGATGGCTTGGCTCTGCTGCACagctttacatttaaaaatg GTGAAGTTTACTACAGAAGTAAGTACCTCCGAAGCGACACGTACAACTGCAACATAGAAGCAAACAGAATCGTGGTGTCTGAGTTTGGCACTATGGCTTATCCAGATCCGTGTAAAAACATATTTGCCAA GGCATTCTGCTATTTGTCTCACACCATTCCTGAGTTCACAGACAACTGCCTGATCAACATTATGAAAGCTGGGGATGATTTTTATGCTACCAGCGAGACCAACTTCATCAGGAAAATTAATCCACAGACTCTGGAGACGTTGGACAAG GTTGACTACAACAAATACGTAGCTGTAAATGTGGCAACTTCTCATCCACACTATGACAgtgctggaaatattttcaacaTGGGCACTTCAATAGTTGATAAAGGGAGGACAAAATACGTCCTATTTAAGATTCCTTCCTCGGTGCCAG aacaagaaaagaagaaatcttgTTTCAAACACCTGGAAGTGGTTTGCTCCATCCCTTCTCGCTCTCTGCTCCACCCCAGCTACTACCACAGCTTTGGAATCACAGAAAATTACATCATCTTCATAGAGCAGCCCTTCAGGCTGGATATTGTCAAAATGGCAACTGCTTACATCCGAGGGGTGACCTGGGCTTCCTGCCTTGCCTTCAGTAAGGATGACAAG aCTTGGTTTCACTTTGTAGACAGGAAGACTAAAAAGGAAGTGTCCACCAAGTTTTATACTGATGCCATGGTGTTTTTCCACCATGTAAATGCTTATGAAGAGGATGGCCACATTATTTTTGATATTATTTCCTATACAGACAATAGCTTATATGACATGTTCTATTTAAAAAACTTGAATAAAGACTTTGAAGAGAACACCAAGCTCACCTCCATCCCGACCTGCAAACGATTTGTCGTTCCTCTGCAGTTTGACAAG GACGCTGCAGTAGGTTCTAATTTAGTCACAATTCCCTCCACTGCAACTGCTGTAAAGGAGAAAGATGGGATCTACTGCCAACCTGAAATACTGTGTGAAG GGATAGAACTGCCTCGCATCAACTATGACTATAATGGCAAAAAACACAAGTATGTCTTTGCAACGGAAGTGCAGTGGAGTCCAATTCCTACAAAG ATTGCAAAATTTAATACCCAGACAAAGGAAATGCtccactggggaggggaggactGCTGGCCATCAGAGCCCATCTTTGTTCCCAGCCCTGATGCAAGAGAAGAGGATGACG GTGTTGTTCTGACCTGTGTTGTGAGGACTGATCCAGAGAACGCACCCTTCCTACTTGTCTTGGATGCTAAAACATTCACAGAATTGGGACGAGCCACAGTAGATGTAAAAATGCATCTGGACCTGCATGGAATGTTTATACCAGAGCAAGATTTGAAGACTGAGACTGAATAA
- the BCO1 gene encoding beta,beta-carotene 15,15'-dioxygenase isoform X2, translating into MSSAMEALYGGNKEEHPEPIKAEVRGQLPTWLQGILLRNGPGMHTIGDSKYNHWFDGLALLHSFTFKNGEVYYRSKYLRSDTYNCNIEANRIVVSEFGTMAYPDPCKNIFAKAFCYLSHTIPEFTDNCLINIMKAGDDFYATSETNFIRKINPQTLETLDKVDYNKYVAVNVATSHPHYDSAGNIFNMGTSIVDKGRTKYVLFKIPSSVPEQEKKKSCFKHLEVVCSIPSRSLLHPSYYHSFGITENYIIFIEQPFRLDIVKMATAYIRGVTWASCLAFSKDDKTWFHFVDRKTKKEVSTKFYTDAMVFFHHVNAYEEDGHIIFDIISYTDNSLYDMFYLKNLNKDFEENTKLTSIPTCKRFVVPLQFDKDAAVGSNLVTIPSTATAVKEKDGIYCQPEILCEGIELPRINYDYNGKKHKYVFATEVQWSPIPTKVLF; encoded by the exons atgtCATCGGCGATGGAAGCGCTGTACGGCGGCAATAAAGAAGAACACCCAGAGCCCATAAAGGCCGAGGTGCGGG GTCAGCTGCCCACTTGGTTGCAAGGGATCCTTCTCCGGAATGGCCCAGGGATGCACACCATAGGGGACAGCAAGTACAACCACTGGTTTGATGGCTTGGCTCTGCTGCACagctttacatttaaaaatg GTGAAGTTTACTACAGAAGTAAGTACCTCCGAAGCGACACGTACAACTGCAACATAGAAGCAAACAGAATCGTGGTGTCTGAGTTTGGCACTATGGCTTATCCAGATCCGTGTAAAAACATATTTGCCAA GGCATTCTGCTATTTGTCTCACACCATTCCTGAGTTCACAGACAACTGCCTGATCAACATTATGAAAGCTGGGGATGATTTTTATGCTACCAGCGAGACCAACTTCATCAGGAAAATTAATCCACAGACTCTGGAGACGTTGGACAAG GTTGACTACAACAAATACGTAGCTGTAAATGTGGCAACTTCTCATCCACACTATGACAgtgctggaaatattttcaacaTGGGCACTTCAATAGTTGATAAAGGGAGGACAAAATACGTCCTATTTAAGATTCCTTCCTCGGTGCCAG aacaagaaaagaagaaatcttgTTTCAAACACCTGGAAGTGGTTTGCTCCATCCCTTCTCGCTCTCTGCTCCACCCCAGCTACTACCACAGCTTTGGAATCACAGAAAATTACATCATCTTCATAGAGCAGCCCTTCAGGCTGGATATTGTCAAAATGGCAACTGCTTACATCCGAGGGGTGACCTGGGCTTCCTGCCTTGCCTTCAGTAAGGATGACAAG aCTTGGTTTCACTTTGTAGACAGGAAGACTAAAAAGGAAGTGTCCACCAAGTTTTATACTGATGCCATGGTGTTTTTCCACCATGTAAATGCTTATGAAGAGGATGGCCACATTATTTTTGATATTATTTCCTATACAGACAATAGCTTATATGACATGTTCTATTTAAAAAACTTGAATAAAGACTTTGAAGAGAACACCAAGCTCACCTCCATCCCGACCTGCAAACGATTTGTCGTTCCTCTGCAGTTTGACAAG GACGCTGCAGTAGGTTCTAATTTAGTCACAATTCCCTCCACTGCAACTGCTGTAAAGGAGAAAGATGGGATCTACTGCCAACCTGAAATACTGTGTGAAG GGATAGAACTGCCTCGCATCAACTATGACTATAATGGCAAAAAACACAAGTATGTCTTTGCAACGGAAGTGCAGTGGAGTCCAATTCCTACAAAG GTGTTGTTCTGA